A window of Lepidochelys kempii isolate rLepKem1 chromosome 1, rLepKem1.hap2, whole genome shotgun sequence contains these coding sequences:
- the ASCL1 gene encoding achaete-scute homolog 1, translating to MASASPAKMDSGASQFLQPACFFAAAQSAPPPPPPLSPAGGQPSQPGSKAAAPKPLKRQRSSSPELMRCKRRLNFSGFGYSLPQQQPAAVARRNERERNRVKLVNLGFATLREHVPNGAANKKMSKVETLRSAVEYIRALQQLLDEHDAVSAAFQAGVLSSTISPSYSHDMNSMAGSPVSSYSSDEGSYDPLSPEEQELLDFTNWF from the coding sequence ATGGCCAGCGCCAGCCCTGCCAAGATGGACAGCGGCGCCAGCCAGTTCCTGCAGCCCGCCTGCTTCTTCGCCGCCGCCCAgagcgcgccgccgccgccgccgccgctcagCCCGGCCGGCGGCCAGCCCTCGCAGCCGGGCAGCAAGGCGGCGGCGCCCAAGCCCCTCAAGCGGCAGCGCTCGTCCTCCCCGGAGCTGATGCGCTGCAAGAGGCGGCTCAACTTCAGCGGCTTCGGCTACAGCCTCCCGCAGCAGCAGCCGGCGGCCGTGGCGCGGCGGAACGAGCGGGAGAGGAACCGGGTGAAGCTGGTGAACCTGGGCTTCGCCACCCTCAGGGAGCACGTCCCCAACGGGGCGGCCAACAAGAAGATGAGCAAAGTGGAGACGCTGCGCTCGGCCGTCGAGTACATCcgagccctgcagcagctgctggacgAGCACGACGCCGTCAGCGCCGCCTTCCAGGCCGGGGTGCTGTCCTCCACCATCTCCCCCAGCTACTCCCACGACATGAACTCCATGGCGGGCTCCCCCGTCTCCTCCTATTCCTCCGACGAAGGGTCCTACGACCCGCTGAGCCCCGAAGAGCAGGAGCTGCTGGACTTCACCAACTGGTTCTGA